Part of the Paenibacillus sp. JNUCC32 genome is shown below.
TGAATCTCTTGCCCCTCGATCGTCAGGGTGCCTTTAACGGTACGAGCCATATGGTTTACACCCCCTCAATCGATACGAGTTTGGGATGGCGCATCATGCCATCCTGGCTCCACTCGAGAAATGTGACCTGGACTGATAAAGGCTGGCTAAGCCAGGCCAGCTGTTCTTTCTTCAGGTCGGTATGGAGCGTTCTCCATACCGCGTCAGCACGATGGCTTTCGGCATATTGCAGCAGTTTCTTCTTCGTTTGCTCATTGAGCCCCAGGGAAGCCCGGCCGATGTAGTTCCCATCGTCGTCTGCGATGACGAGGCTGGCTACGCGACCTTCCCTGATGATCATGGCGACGGCGGAAGCAGCCATGTTCACGGCAATTTTCTTTTTGTACCAATCCCGATGCTTTTTGCCCTCACGGTATGGCGAGGAGAGGCGCTTCATGACAATGCCCTCCCAACCGCGCTGTTCCGCCCAGTCCCATAACGGTTCGCCTTCAAGAAACAGATCGGCGGTCAGCAGGCCCGGAATGTCGGAAACCGTCTCCTTGAGACGATGATGACGTTCCAGATAAGGCAGCTTGCGCAAGTCCTCGTCGCCATCCACCAAGATATCGAACAGCACATAAGTAAACAGAGGAGCGCTCGTACTGACCGTACGCGAACGCTCCCGCTGAAGAACCTTCTGAAAGACGGGGCGGCCAAGCTCCGGATGAAAATACACGACCTCGCCATCCAGGAGAAGACGCCGATCCTGCAGGACGGATAATGCCTGAACGACTTCGGGGTACAGGGATGTTTTGTCGAGCAGCTTGCGGGAATACAGGGATACGCGGTTCTGGTCAAGCCCGGCCAGAATGCGTACGCCATCCCATTTCAGCTGATAACCCCAATCTTCGCCGGTCGTAATCTGATCCGTCGAGATCGGAGCCATCGGCTCTTTCGGCAGCAAATTTTGCAACTGTCCCATGCGGCTTTAGGATGGGGAATCGGATTTCTTGGATTTGGCCGTCCGGCGTTTCGGCTTTGGTGCATCCGCGTCAGCTTCCCCGCCGCTGACCTTGGCTGCAGGCTCTTTGGCAGCGGTCTTCCGGGTCGTTTTACGCGGCTTCGGCTTGGTGCCCGGGTCCGTTCCGATCGGCTTGACGGCCTCGATGCTGGCCTGAAGGGCCGCCATCAGATCCACAACGTTGGTCTCCTGACGAGCAGGGGCAATCTTGATCTCTTCGCCGGACACTTTGCTGTTGATCAGGTCCAGCAGGCGTTCGCGATAATCATCCGTATATTTTTCAGGGTCAAAGGGAGTCGACAACTGGTCAATCAGCAGTTTGGCCATATCCAGTTCCTTGGCGTTGACCTCGGTTCGCTCAGGCAAATTCGGGACCTGCGAAATCGGCCGGATTTCATCCGGGTAGAAAATCGTCTCGATCGACAGGCATTCATCCAGCACGCGAATCGCAGCCAAACTGCTCTTGGAGCGAATGGCAATTTTGGCGATGCCGATTTTGCCGGACTGCTTCATCGCTTCCAGCAGCAGCCGGTATGCATTGGCACCTGCTTGATCAGGCGAGAGATAGTAGGTCTTCTGGAAGTAGATCGGATCGATCTCGGTCAGATCGACAAAGTCCAGAATGGTGATGTTTTTGCTGTTCGCTTCGGCGAGCTGCTCCAGCTCTTCTTTTTCGAACAACACGAATTTCCCCTTCTCGTACTCATAGCCCTTCGTAATCTCCTCCCAGGCAACCTCCTCTTCACATACCGGACATTTGCGGATGTAGGAGAGCGGGCTGCCGCACTCCTTGTGAATGTACCGCATCGAAATATCCTTGTCTTCCGTAGCCGAGAACATCTTCACCGGCACGTGCACCAGACCAAAGCTGATCGCGCCCTTCCAAACCGTATGCATTCTATGAAACCTCCTATCAAGTTCTAATATGTTTTGGGTATGACCGTGTAGTAAACGCAATAAACGACGACTATAAATTTTTGAACTACCTCTAGTAGTGTGCCCAAAAAAAGACTCTAGTATGAGTTATAGCTCAGGATTGCATAATTAGAACCTGTTTGTGGCATATTGACGATGAACGCTGCCTGTAAAAGGAGGTAATCTTCTCATGATGGAGTCTAGAGAAACCGAAACGTCGGAAGAGATACAGAAGGACAGAGCCTCGGACCATTCTGCATCCGAACCGGTGAACGGCGACATGGTGGATTGGAACAGCCTGACCTCGGAGGAGAGCGAGATCTCTCGGGAATCTACCATGTTCGATATTGACCGGATGATTAACGAAGGCCTTGGCGGTGGCAATGTCACGATGGATAACGGACTGATCGGCCCATCCACCACCGACACGATGGAGGTCGTGGACGAATCGCCAAGAGAACCGGAAGAAGGAGGATCATAACGTATGGAGATGCAGCGCGCCGTGGAGATTTTTAACTCCAAGGATACTTACAAGGTGAACCTGGAAGGGGAGCCAGTCTGGATCGAGCAGATCGATCCGCAGAACGGGATGGCTACCGTTCAGGTTGGTTCCCGTCCGACCAACACGCTGACGGTGAATGTGGACCGGCTGAAGGAAGGCGAATAGCCTGATTAAAGGGGCTTAGCTTCCTTGCAGAAGCTTGAAATGGCATGAAAACACACCTTGTTCGGGTTTCCGTACTGTCGGAAACCGGATAAGGTGTGTTTGGTTTGCGTATAATTTGCCGTTAACGCAGTCCTCTGAAAAATAATTGGATATCGTCCATCAGCAGATCAGGAGCTTCCAATGCGGCGAAATGGCCGCCCCGGTCGAACTCCGACCAGTGCACGATGTTGTATTGGCGCTTGACCATACTGCGGATCGAGAGGTCCTTAGGGAAAACCGCGACGCCGGTAGGTACCGAGGAATACGGTGCCGGCGCTCCCCAATTGCCGGCGCTTTCTTTATAGATTCTTGCAGATGAGCCTGCTGTTGCCATCAGCCAGTAGATCGAGACATTCGTAAGAAGGAGATCAAGGTCTACCGCCTCTTCAGGAAGGCCTGCGGTTGGATCGGTCCACTCCTTAAACTTCTCTACAATCCATGCTAGCTGCCCAACCGGGGAATCCGTTAAGCTGTAGGATAATGTCTGGGGTCTGGTCGCTTGCAAAATGGCGTAGCCGGACCCGTCAAAGCCGCCTCCGGCTAATTCATCATAGCGCAGCTGCTCTGCAGCGGTGAGGTTCTCGGTTTCAGCCGGATCGCCGCTCGGAAACACCGACAAACCATTGCAATGAACGCCAACGATACGCTCTGCGGCAATCCGGCCAAGCTCAGCCGAAACCATACACCCCGTATCCCCTCCTTGAGCTCCATAACGTTCATACCCTAGTCGAAGCATAAGTTCATCCCATGCTTTTGCCACGCGCTCGATATTCCATCCCCGTTCCTTTGTGTGCCCGGAGAAGCCGAAACCCGGGAGGGAGGGAATAACGAGATGGAAAGCGTCGGACGGATTTCCGCCGTACTTGCTTGGGTTGGTGAGCGGTTCAATCATATGCATAAACTCCACGACCGATCCCGGCCAGCCATGGGTAACGATTAGAGGCAGCGCATCGGGTTCAGGTGAGCGAACATGCAGGAAGTGAATGTTTTGTCCATCGATCGTGGTCGTAAATTGTGGGAATTGATTCAACATGGTTTCATATTTACGCCAATCGTACGAATCCTTCCAATAGGCGGACAGCTTCTTCAAGTAAGGAAGCGGCATGCCATAATCCCAGTGGTTATCCTCCAGATCATCAGGCCAGCGGGTACGGCCCAAACGTTCCTTTAGATCCATCAGGTCCGCCTCCGGAATTTGAATGCGAAAGGGAGTTATGGTCGTTTCAGAAAAAGAGATAACGTTCGGTTGATTTGTTCCGTTCATTGTCATCCTCCTATGGTTTTTTATCATGGTTCCTCCGGGTATTGGTTTCACTATAGTGCTTGAACTTTGACTGCATCGTGTCAGTGTTTGAAATTCGTGTAACCCTTTCTTTTTTCATCTCTGCCAATCCAGAAAAACGCATGTTCTTGCAGCGGATTGGGAGGACCGATATAATGAAGATCAAGTATTTTGAGATATGGGCAAACTAAATAAAGGGTGGGTTATCAGTGAATAATGGCCGTACGGAGGGCCGGTTTCGAATGACTTCAAGCAGTCTGGAGGAGACGGAGCAGCTTGCTGCTTGGCTGGCCGCGAGGGCGGAGCCGGGGACCGTCATCGGTCTGGACGGGGATCTTGGAGCAGGAAAAACGGCATTCTCCCAACAATTTGCACGGCACCTTGGGGTGAACGGGGTTGTGAATAGTCCGACGTTTACCATTATTAAAGAATATGAGGGGCGTCTGCCGCTCTACCATATGGATGTATACCGTTTGTCGGTCGATGAGGCGGATGAGCTTGGGCTGGACGAATATTTTTATGGTGACGGGGTTTGTCTCGTGGAGTGGAGCAGCCTGATCACCGAGCTCATGCCGGAGCAGTATCTCCATATCCAGCTAGAAACGACGGGCGAAACGAACCGGATCATCACGCTTTCAAGCCAGGGCGGGCCTTATGGCGAGTGGTGCCGGGATTTGAATGAAAAATGGGGTAGCATGAATGAACAACAATGACAAAAAGCCGCAGCAGCGGTTTTTGGCGCTGGATACGTCGACGGCTTCGCTGGCGGTATCCGTGATGGAGCAGGACAAGCTGCTGTCGGAGGTTAACACGAATGCGGACCGCAACCACTCGGTGCACCTGCATCCCGTGATGGATCAGGCGCTTGCGGAAGCCGGCCTTGGCATGGACCAGGTAGACGGCATTGCCGTAGGAGTGGGGCCAGGTTCCTATACGGGCATCCGCATAGCGGTGACCGCAGCCAAAACATTGGCATGGGCCAATCAGCTTCCGGTCGTCGGGGTATCCAGCCTGCATGCTTTGGCATGGGGGGGCTTGAAATCCGGATGGAGCGAGACGGCGGGAGAAAAGGGAGTCCACTGGGTCGTTCCGCTGCTGGATGCCAGACGGGGACAAGTGTATACGGCATTATTCGCTGCCGATTCAAAACGCCAAGCGGAAGCGCCGGTACGTATGGAGACGGACGGCATCCGCCTGATGCAGTCCTGGGTGGAAGCCATAGAGGAACGAATCGGCAAGCTGCCTGAAGGGGAGCGCCCGGTCTGCATATGGTTTATCGGGGAAGTGGAGCTTCATGCGGAGGCCGCTCGAGGTCTGGAGCCGTGGTTTGGAGACAGGCTCCGGATTCATCCGTACTCGCTGGAGGGCCGCTGGATGGGGTATCTGGGAGCAGCCAGATTACTCGCCGGGGAAGCGGATGATGTGCATACCTTGGTGCCCAATTATACACAGCTTTCCGAAGCGGAAGCGAACCTGCTGCGCAAGCGGTGAAGGGAGCGTAGGATTCGTAATGGACGAGCAGAAGAAGCCGGCGGACGGTGAAGAAGGTTTGTCCTTCCGGCTGATGACCCTGGAGGATATACCGGAGGTTCTCAAGGTGGAGCGCGAAGCGTTTACCGTGCCCTGGACCGA
Proteins encoded:
- the tsaB gene encoding tRNA (adenosine(37)-N6)-threonylcarbamoyltransferase complex dimerization subunit type 1 TsaB is translated as MNNNDKKPQQRFLALDTSTASLAVSVMEQDKLLSEVNTNADRNHSVHLHPVMDQALAEAGLGMDQVDGIAVGVGPGSYTGIRIAVTAAKTLAWANQLPVVGVSSLHALAWGGLKSGWSETAGEKGVHWVVPLLDARRGQVYTALFAADSKRQAEAPVRMETDGIRLMQSWVEAIEERIGKLPEGERPVCIWFIGEVELHAEAARGLEPWFGDRLRIHPYSLEGRWMGYLGAARLLAGEADDVHTLVPNYTQLSEAEANLLRKR
- a CDS encoding Ku protein — its product is MHTVWKGAISFGLVHVPVKMFSATEDKDISMRYIHKECGSPLSYIRKCPVCEEEVAWEEITKGYEYEKGKFVLFEKEELEQLAEANSKNITILDFVDLTEIDPIYFQKTYYLSPDQAGANAYRLLLEAMKQSGKIGIAKIAIRSKSSLAAIRVLDECLSIETIFYPDEIRPISQVPNLPERTEVNAKELDMAKLLIDQLSTPFDPEKYTDDYRERLLDLINSKVSGEEIKIAPARQETNVVDLMAALQASIEAVKPIGTDPGTKPKPRKTTRKTAAKEPAAKVSGGEADADAPKPKRRTAKSKKSDSPS
- a CDS encoding H-type small acid-soluble spore protein yields the protein MEMQRAVEIFNSKDTYKVNLEGEPVWIEQIDPQNGMATVQVGSRPTNTLTVNVDRLKEGE
- a CDS encoding DNA ligase, translating into MGQLQNLLPKEPMAPISTDQITTGEDWGYQLKWDGVRILAGLDQNRVSLYSRKLLDKTSLYPEVVQALSVLQDRRLLLDGEVVYFHPELGRPVFQKVLQRERSRTVSTSAPLFTYVLFDILVDGDEDLRKLPYLERHHRLKETVSDIPGLLTADLFLEGEPLWDWAEQRGWEGIVMKRLSSPYREGKKHRDWYKKKIAVNMAASAVAMIIREGRVASLVIADDDGNYIGRASLGLNEQTKKKLLQYAESHRADAVWRTLHTDLKKEQLAWLSQPLSVQVTFLEWSQDGMMRHPKLVSIEGV
- the tsaE gene encoding tRNA (adenosine(37)-N6)-threonylcarbamoyltransferase complex ATPase subunit type 1 TsaE; its protein translation is MTSSSLEETEQLAAWLAARAEPGTVIGLDGDLGAGKTAFSQQFARHLGVNGVVNSPTFTIIKEYEGRLPLYHMDVYRLSVDEADELGLDEYFYGDGVCLVEWSSLITELMPEQYLHIQLETTGETNRIITLSSQGGPYGEWCRDLNEKWGSMNEQQ
- a CDS encoding epoxide hydrolase family protein — translated: MNGTNQPNVISFSETTITPFRIQIPEADLMDLKERLGRTRWPDDLEDNHWDYGMPLPYLKKLSAYWKDSYDWRKYETMLNQFPQFTTTIDGQNIHFLHVRSPEPDALPLIVTHGWPGSVVEFMHMIEPLTNPSKYGGNPSDAFHLVIPSLPGFGFSGHTKERGWNIERVAKAWDELMLRLGYERYGAQGGDTGCMVSAELGRIAAERIVGVHCNGLSVFPSGDPAETENLTAAEQLRYDELAGGGFDGSGYAILQATRPQTLSYSLTDSPVGQLAWIVEKFKEWTDPTAGLPEEAVDLDLLLTNVSIYWLMATAGSSARIYKESAGNWGAPAPYSSVPTGVAVFPKDLSIRSMVKRQYNIVHWSEFDRGGHFAALEAPDLLMDDIQLFFRGLR